The segment TTTGCCCATTCCTAATGCTAAACTTTCACTGCTATCCGATGCTACACCAATCTGACCTATTAACTGCTTTTTCGCCATAGATAACTTCAAGCTAGACAATCTGTTTTCACGTAAATCCTTCAATTCTTTGCGAATTAGATCAATACATTTATCGGAGTCTTTTACATCAGCACCAAAATAAATAGAGAACAATCCGGCATCTGTATAAGAAGTCATATTAGACTCTACAGAGTAAACTAAACCGTGTTTTTCACGCAACGCTATATTTAACTTACTATTCATCCCAGGACCTCCCAGAACATTATTCAATAGATATAAAGCGTCTCTTTTTTGATCAAAGTAATTGTAAGATCTCGATCCAATCATAACATGAGATTGGTGTGTATCCTTACGAACAACTTTGGTATAAGCTGGAAGCAAAAGAGGCTTATCTCTATGTAAAGGAATAATCTCTTGAGTCAATCCATCTGTAAACCGTTCCAAGACACTAACTACCCGTTTAGATGTCAATTTTCCACGTACAAAAAAGACCATATTATTAGGTCTATAATAGCGATTAGTAAAAGCTAATACTCGTTGGGAGACATACTTCTTTAATTGTTTTTCATCACCTAGTATGTCTCTACCCAGTGGATGTTCTTGAAATAACATGGTTTCAAACTCATCAAATATTAGTTCTGATGGACTATCTCTATAAGATAAGATTTCCTCAATAATAACTTCCACTTCCTTATGCAATTCCTCTTCAGGGTAAGTAGAATAAAAAACAATATCCGTTAACAACTCAACTGCTCTACTAAAATGCTCTACTAAAAAGGCTGAATAAACAATCGTTTCTTCTTTATTGGTATAAGCATTCAAATCTCCTCCCACATTCTCCATTCTATTTAAAATATGCCAAGCCTTCCTATGCTTAGTTCCTTTAAAAAGTAAATGTTCTACAAGGTGTGCCATACCAGATTCAGCCTCGGATTCATCTCTAGTCCCTGCATTTATAGCATAGCCACAATAGGCTACTTTGGAGTCAGTAGGTTCTAGTATTATGCGTAATCCGTTGGGTAAAGTATATTGAAAGTAACTCATTATCATGAAGGTTAAAATAGTTGAACCCACAAAAATAGTCAAAAGATATGGTCATTAATAGAAATTTATGGATATTTGCACTATAACCAAAATACAACACAGATGAATAGTATTGGAGTTTTTTGTTCTGCCTCTTCCAATATAGATGCAATCTATATTGATTTTGCCTCTGCTTTTGGACAATGGCTGGGTGAAAACAAGAAAACTTTGGTGTACGGAGGAGTAGCCAGAGGGTTAATGGAAGTAATTGCTAAGTCAGCAAATTTAGCTGGAGCAAAGGTTATTGGAGTGGTTCCGAAAAAGCTTCAAGAACATGCGAGCAAGTATCTTAACGAAAAACTAATTACAGAAAATCTAAGTGATAGAAAAGATACCATATTAAATCGCTCAGATGTTCTTATAGCTCTACCAGGAGGAGTAGGAACTCTCGACGAAGTATTTCATGTTATTGCAGGTAAATATATTGGTCTGCATAACAAAAAAGTGATATTCTATAATATAAATGGCTACTACTCAAACCTGCTAACCTGCCTAGCAGAATACAAGCGTGAAGGTTTTGTAGGAAGTAATTTATCAGATCTATATGAAATAGCAAATACTGAGAATGAACTTAAAATGCTATTAAAATAACAACTAGTATAACAATGATTGAGGCAATTCAAGAGTTGCTAAGAAATGAGGCTAATGCAATTCTTAATATTCCAATTACGGAAGATTATGAGAAGGCTGTAAACCTTATAGTGCAACAAGTACATGAAAAAAAAGGAAAGCTCGTTACTTCAGGTATGGGTAAAGCTGGACAAATTGCAATGAATATTGCAACGACATTCTGCTCTACCGGTATTCCTGCTGTATTTTTACATCCTAGTGAAGCACAACACGGTGATCTAGGTATTCTTCAAGAGAACGATCTTTTTTTAATGATTTCTAATTCAGGGAAAACTAGAGAAATAGTAGAGCTAACACGTTTAGCGCGTCTATTAGCTCCGAACATTCAGTTTATAGTGATAACAGGAAACTTAGACAGCCCTTTAGCAAAAGAAGCTAGTGTTGCTATCTGTACAGGAAATCCTAAAGAAGTATGTTTATTAGGCATGACTCCTACTACTTCTACTACTGTAATGACTGTTATAGGAGATATTTTAGTTGTAGAAACCATGAAAAAAACAGGTTTTACAGCTGCAGATTACTCTAAAAGACACCATGGCGGATATTTGGGAGAAAAATCAAGAAGTCTTTGTTCTAAATAACGCAGATCGAATATAAAAAAGGGGGAAACCCCTTTTTTTATTGTGTTAAATATATGATCTTAAGTCTTTTAAAATACCAAATTAAACTTCACACTATAACTTCATCAAAAAAAGTGTCGGTGTCATGATAGTAACATGTCGGTGTCAAAGCACTCGCTTGCCCCTGATAAAGTATTCTCTTAACCTAGACCTAACATGGCTCAAAATTAAATAAGTTCTTATCCTTATCAAACTCAATTGAATTATTTGATTTTAGCGAAAACTCTTTTCCCGTTAACAACCTAATCTTTCATTCCAAAATACGAATTAATCTAAAGTTGTTAATTCGTACAAACCCAAGACGCCTAAATTCTCTTAAAAAAATATATACTTTGTCTAATATGTTCTACAAATTTGCACAATGATAAAGCAATGATCTATCTTTGCGACATCTTACACAAGTTGTTGACATGTATATTATACGCGCTTACTGGATAACATTTTTAATTGTGCTATTTACATCTTGTTCCAAATCATCTCCTCATATATCTATAGGATGTGAAGAAAACGTTGTAGGTAACAATATCATTAAGTGGGAAACAACCCCACGTATAGAAGGTTATGTCCGTATTTATGCAGGCAACACACCTCATGGAATTGTAGAAGATATTCCTGTAGGTATGGCTAAGATTGATGATCAGAGAATTGTAATCATAAACAATGATCCAACAAAAAGACAATTTTACTCTGTCGTTTTTAATAATGACAGCCGACAAATTGTAGGTAGCAGAAACATTAATATTCCTAATGTTCAAAATTTCAGAGACCTGGGAGGTTATCGTGTATACTCTATTGACAAAGGAGGAAAATGGGGTAAAGTATATCGTACTGGAAATCTTGACGATATAGATCAAAGCGGAATATCAAGATTAAAAAACCTACATGTAAAAACTATTGTTGATCTAAGACCAATTCCTGAGCAAAAGAAAAATCAGCTTATAGCTAATAACTTTAAAATGGTTTCTATTCCTATTTTTTGTAAAGACAGTCAGTTTCTTCTTGACTTAATAAAAAACAAGGAAATAACTAGATCCCAGATTAAAGAGATAATGAAAGATGTTTATATTCACTTAATTAGAGATAATAAAGAACAATATAAACAAGTATTCACTCTATTATTGGATGAAACAAACTATCCTATCGTTTTCCAATGCCCCACAGGTAAAGAACAAGCAGGAATCATTTCTTACTTACTACTTACCTCCTTGGGTGTCAATGATGAAACGGCAAGGTTAGACTACCTTCGATCCAATCAATTTTTAGATATTTCTGAAGCCTATGAGTATGCTTCAAACTTATCGAACAACGCACAAGAAGCTCTAACAGCATTGGTATTAGCTCAAGAGGAGTATATCAATGCATCGATCCAAGAAATTAAGTCCAGTTACGGTAATGTCGAATCCTTCCTAATGGAAGGTCTTGGGTTCTCAGAGAGAGATTTAGATAAGCTTCGCTCTATGCTGTTGGAATAATTAAAGACTGTTCCTCCTCCAAACTTTTGCTATTCTTGCACATAGCACTTAAAATCCGTAACAGTAGATTTTAAAGATTAGAAAACATTTGATGAAAAATTTTGAAGAACTTGGTGTATCTGCTGAGATATTAAAAGCGATCACTGAGATGGGTTACGAACACCCTATGCCGGTACAAGAAGAAGTTGTACCTTATTTATTGGGAGAAAACAATGATGTAGTAGCTCTTGCACAAACGGGGACAGGGAAAACAGCAGCATTTGGTCTACCTATTATACAAAAGGTAGATGTGGAAAACAGAGTACCTCAATCTTTAGTACTTTGTCCTACACGCGAACTTTGCTTACAAATAGCAGATGATTTATACAATTACTCAAAATATATTAAGGGATTAAAAGTAATTCCTGTATATGGAGGATCTTCTATAGATAGTCAAATAAGAAGCCTTAAAAGAGGTGTTCACATTATTGTAGCAACCCCAGGTAGATTATTAGACTTAATGAATCGTGGTACTGTATCTCTTTCAACCATTAAGAATGTAGTAATGGATGAAGCAGACGAAATGCTTAATATGGGTTTTACTGAAAGTATCAACTCTATATTACAAGATGTACCAAAAGATAGAAATACTCTGCTTTTCTCAGCAACCATGAGTCCTGAGATTGCTAGGATATCAAAAAACTATCTACAAAATCCAAAAGAGATTACTATTGGTCGTAAAAACGAGGGTTCACAGAATGTGAAACATGTCGTTTATAAAGTTCATGCAAAAGATAAGTATGCTGCTTTAAAACGTATTGCCGATTTTTATCCTCAGATTTATGGCATCATTTTCTGCCGTACCCGTAGAGAAACTCAAGAAATTGCAGACCTACTTATTAAAGATGGTTACAATGCAGATTCTCTTCATGGAGAGTTGTCACAAGCTCAAAGAGATGCAGTAATGCAGAAATTCCGTATGAGAAATATTCAACTACTTGTTGCTACAGACGTTGCAGCCAGAGGACTAGACGTAGATGACTTAACCCATGTTATCAACTACGGCTTACCTGACGATACAGAAAGCTATACACACCGTAGCGGACGTACTGGAAGAGCTGGAAAAACGGGTACTTCTATTGCTATTATCAACCTTCGTGAATCGGGCAAACTTCGCGATATCGAAAAGATTATAGGTAAGAAGTTTGAAAACGGAGAACTACCTACAGGAGAGCAAATTTGTGAACAACAGATAATTAAAGTAATTGACGAAGTAGAAAAAGTTAAGGTAAACGAAGAGGAAATAGAACACTTCTTACCAGAAATCTATAGAAAACTTGATTGGCTATCTAAGGAAGACGTTATTAAACGTATGGTATCATTAGAGTTTAATAGATTCCTTGAATATTACCAAGACAGAGAAGATATTGAAGCACCAACTGACAATAGAAGAGATCGTAGAGAAAGAAACGACAGAGGAAATAGTCGTAGACAAGCTCAAGAAGGCTATACTAGATTATTCATTAATTTAGGAAAGACTGATAATTTCTTCCCACATGAATTAATAGACTTATTAAATCAAAACACTCGTAGAAGAGTAGAATTAGGTAAAATAGACCTAATGAGAAATTTCTCATTCTTTGAAGTTGAAGAAAGATCAACAAAAGATGTTTTAAAAGGTCTAAATAACAAACAATGGGGAGATAGAAAAATCGTGGTAGAAGTTGCTAGCGAAAATGATACTCAAGGCAGAAGTAGCAATAGAGGTGGTGACAGAACTCAACGTAATAGTAATAGACGTAAACCTAGTAGATCTGAAAGAGGGTATACCTCAGCTAGAGGACCTAAAAAGGCAAAATCTAAGAAAACAGAATTTAGAGGTGAGCAACCCAATTTTAGCGAAGAGGGTTGGGCCAGAAGATTCCAAAAATAATTTTACAAAAGAAGGAGGAGCTAAGTATAGTTCCTCCTTTTTTCTTCCCATAAATTTTGATTACCTTACAAAAACTCAAAATAGAAAATTGAAATATTT is part of the Bacteroides coprosuis DSM 18011 genome and harbors:
- a CDS encoding Conserved hypothetical protein CHP00730 (COGs: COG1611 Rossmann fold nucleotide-binding protein~InterPro IPR005269~KEGG: bfs:BF0138 putative lysine decarboxylase~PFAM: Cytokinin riboside 5'-monophosphate phosphoribohydrolase LOG~SPTR: Putative lysine decarboxylase;~TIGRFAM: Cytokinin riboside 5'-monophosphate phosphoribohydrolase LOG~IMG reference gene:2504105999~PFAM: Possible lysine decarboxylase~TIGRFAM: TIGR00725 family protein; TIGR00730 family protein), producing MNSIGVFCSASSNIDAIYIDFASAFGQWLGENKKTLVYGGVARGLMEVIAKSANLAGAKVIGVVPKKLQEHASKYLNEKLITENLSDRKDTILNRSDVLIALPGGVGTLDEVFHVIAGKYIGLHNKKVIFYNINGYYSNLLTCLAEYKREGFVGSNLSDLYEIANTENELKMLLK
- a CDS encoding processing peptidase (COGs: COG0612 Zn-dependent peptidase~InterPro IPR011765:IPR007863~KEGG: xtr:100493101 uncharacterized zinc protease RBE_0522-like~PFAM: Peptidase M16, C-terminal; Peptidase M16, N-terminal~PRIAM: processing peptidase~SPTR: Putative uncharacterized protein;~IMG reference gene:2504105998~PFAM: Peptidase M16 inactive domain; Insulinase (Peptidase family M16)); its protein translation is MSYFQYTLPNGLRIILEPTDSKVAYCGYAINAGTRDESEAESGMAHLVEHLLFKGTKHRKAWHILNRMENVGGDLNAYTNKEETIVYSAFLVEHFSRAVELLTDIVFYSTYPEEELHKEVEVIIEEILSYRDSPSELIFDEFETMLFQEHPLGRDILGDEKQLKKYVSQRVLAFTNRYYRPNNMVFFVRGKLTSKRVVSVLERFTDGLTQEIIPLHRDKPLLLPAYTKVVRKDTHQSHVMIGSRSYNYFDQKRDALYLLNNVLGGPGMNSKLNIALREKHGLVYSVESNMTSYTDAGLFSIYFGADVKDSDKCIDLIRKELKDLRENRLSSLKLSMAKKQLIGQIGVASDSSESLALGMGKTYLHFNKCDTFETIYKKITSLTSVDLLSVANEVLDEDKLFYLIYK
- a CDS encoding DEAD/DEAH box helicase domain protein (COGs: COG0513 Superfamily II DNA and RNA helicase~InterPro IPR014001:IPR001650:IPR011545:IPR005580~KEGG: bfs:BF0134 putative RNA helicase dead-box protein~PFAM: DNA/RNA helicase, DEAD/DEAH box type, N-terminal; Helicase, C-terminal; DbpA, RNA-binding~SMART: DEAD-like helicase, N-terminal; Helicase, C-terminal~SPTR: ATP-dependent RNA helicase;~IMG reference gene:2504106002~PFAM: Helicase conserved C-terminal domain; DbpA RNA binding domain; DEAD/DEAH box helicase); this encodes MKNFEELGVSAEILKAITEMGYEHPMPVQEEVVPYLLGENNDVVALAQTGTGKTAAFGLPIIQKVDVENRVPQSLVLCPTRELCLQIADDLYNYSKYIKGLKVIPVYGGSSIDSQIRSLKRGVHIIVATPGRLLDLMNRGTVSLSTIKNVVMDEADEMLNMGFTESINSILQDVPKDRNTLLFSATMSPEIARISKNYLQNPKEITIGRKNEGSQNVKHVVYKVHAKDKYAALKRIADFYPQIYGIIFCRTRRETQEIADLLIKDGYNADSLHGELSQAQRDAVMQKFRMRNIQLLVATDVAARGLDVDDLTHVINYGLPDDTESYTHRSGRTGRAGKTGTSIAIINLRESGKLRDIEKIIGKKFENGELPTGEQICEQQIIKVIDEVEKVKVNEEEIEHFLPEIYRKLDWLSKEDVIKRMVSLEFNRFLEYYQDREDIEAPTDNRRDRRERNDRGNSRRQAQEGYTRLFINLGKTDNFFPHELIDLLNQNTRRRVELGKIDLMRNFSFFEVEERSTKDVLKGLNNKQWGDRKIVVEVASENDTQGRSSNRGGDRTQRNSNRRKPSRSERGYTSARGPKKAKSKKTEFRGEQPNFSEEGWARRFQK
- a CDS encoding Arabinose-5-phosphate isomerase (COGs: COG0794 sugar phosphate isomerase involved in capsule formation~InterPro IPR001347~KEGG: bth:BT_3306 putative sugar isomerase~PFAM: Sugar isomerase (SIS)~PRIAM: Arabinose-5-phosphate isomerase~SPTR: Putative uncharacterized protein;~IMG reference gene:2504106000~PFAM: SIS domain~TIGRFAM: KpsF/GutQ family protein); translation: MIEAIQELLRNEANAILNIPITEDYEKAVNLIVQQVHEKKGKLVTSGMGKAGQIAMNIATTFCSTGIPAVFLHPSEAQHGDLGILQENDLFLMISNSGKTREIVELTRLARLLAPNIQFIVITGNLDSPLAKEASVAICTGNPKEVCLLGMTPTTSTTVMTVIGDILVVETMKKTGFTAADYSKRHHGGYLGEKSRSLCSK
- a CDS encoding protein tyrosine/serine phosphatase (COGs: COG2365 Protein tyrosine/serine phosphatase~KEGG: bth:BT_3304 hypothetical protein~SPTR: Protein tyrosine/serine phosphatase;~IMG reference gene:2504106001~PFAM: Tyrosine phosphatase family), with the protein product MRHLTQVVDMYIIRAYWITFLIVLFTSCSKSSPHISIGCEENVVGNNIIKWETTPRIEGYVRIYAGNTPHGIVEDIPVGMAKIDDQRIVIINNDPTKRQFYSVVFNNDSRQIVGSRNINIPNVQNFRDLGGYRVYSIDKGGKWGKVYRTGNLDDIDQSGISRLKNLHVKTIVDLRPIPEQKKNQLIANNFKMVSIPIFCKDSQFLLDLIKNKEITRSQIKEIMKDVYIHLIRDNKEQYKQVFTLLLDETNYPIVFQCPTGKEQAGIISYLLLTSLGVNDETARLDYLRSNQFLDISEAYEYASNLSNNAQEALTALVLAQEEYINASIQEIKSSYGNVESFLMEGLGFSERDLDKLRSMLLE